From one Lolium rigidum isolate FL_2022 chromosome 4, APGP_CSIRO_Lrig_0.1, whole genome shotgun sequence genomic stretch:
- the LOC124708793 gene encoding DNA damage-repair/toleration protein DRT100-like, translating into MAKCCLLLLFVAFLLPAASSETPCHPDDLDALRGFAGNLTGGGVHLRAAWSGATCCRWEGVGCDAATGRVTALWLPERGLAGRIPGASLAELAQLEELFLDSNSFVGALPDALFGLARLRKLSLASNKLVGELSPRVRELTQLTSLDISANRFSGSLPDAFSGLASLEHFAAHSNGFSGPLPPSLSSLPSLRELNLRNNHMSGPVSRVVFSGMPLLASLDLSTNHLDGPLPTSLGGCGELQSLNLANNRLQVGTIPSWIGELDHLSFLDLSGNSLVGEVPESLQIRLEGLATAARSFATPFTDMPLLYVEERNRRTLDEEPNTITGTNNTVVSGNTNVLSGNDNVVMCGSNNTVSGSNNTIVRGCDNVVAGSNQIVRGSNHVVSENNNVVSGHDNNVSGSFCTVSGNHNTVSGSNNTVSGSYHTVSGSNKVVTGG; encoded by the coding sequence ATGGCGAAATGTTGCCTGCTGCTGCTCTTCGTGGCGTTCCTCTTGCCTGCGGCGAGCAGCGAGACGCCGTGCCACCCCGATGACCTCGACGCGCTGCGGGGCTTCGCCGGGAACCTTACCGGCGGTGGCGTCCACCTCCGCGCCGCGTGGTCCGGCGCCACGTGCTGCCGCTGGGAAGGTGTGGGCTGCGACGCCGCAACCGGCCGCGTCACGGCGTTGTGGCTCCCCGAGCGCGGCCTTGCGGGGCGCATCCCAGGAGCATCCCTGGCGGAACTCGCGCAGCTCGAGGAGCTCTTCCTCGACTCCAACTCTTTCGTGGGAGCCCTCCCCGATGCACTCTTCGGCCTCGCTAGGCTACGGAAGCTCTCCCTCGCATCCAACAAGCTCGTCGGCGAGCTGAGCCCACGCGTCCGTGAGCTCACGCAACTCACCTCGCTAGACATCTCCGCCAACCGCTTCTCCGGCAGCCTCCCGGACGCGTTCAGCGGCCTCGCCTCGCTCGAGCATTTCGCCGCGCATTCCAACGGTTTCTCCGGGCCGCTGCCGCCTTCCCTCTCATCACTGCCATCTCTCCGCGAGCTCAACCTCCGGAACAACCACATGTCCGGTCCCGTTTCTCGTGTCGTCTTCTCCGGCATGCCACTCCTAGCTTCCCTCGACCTCTCCACAAACCACCTTGATGGGCCGCTCCCCACCAGCCTCGGCGGCTGCGGCGAGCTCCAGTCGCTCAACCTCGCCAACAACAGGCTGCAGGTCGGCACCATCCCGTCGTGGATTGGCGAGCTTGACCACCTTTCCTTCCTAGATCTCTCCGGTAACTCGTTGGTTGGCGAGGTACCCGAGAGTCTGCAGATACGACTCGAGGGCCTCGCCACCGCCGCTCGCTCATTTGCTACGCCTTTCACTGACATGCCATTATTGTATGTGGAGGAGCGTAACCGCAGAACCCTCGACGAAGAACCAAACACGATAACCGGCACCAACAACACCGTCGTGTCAGGAAACACCAACGTTCTCTCCGGGAACGACAACGTTGTCATGTGCGGGAGCAACAACACCGTGTCCGGAAGCAACAACACCATCGTGAGAGGGTGCGACAATGTTGTGGCCGGGAGCAACCAAATTGTACGTGGGAGCAACCATGTCGTCTCCGAGAACAACAATGTTGTCTCTGGGCACGACAATAATGTTTCCGGGAGCTTTTGTACCGTATCTGGGAACCACAATACGGTATCTGGGAGCAACAATACCGTGTCTGGGAGCTACCATACCGTATCGGGGAGCAACAAGGTCGTGACAGGAGGTTAA